One Ensifer adhaerens genomic window, ACGATGCGCGCTTTCGGCAGGGCGTCGCGCACAGCAAAGAGCGCTTCCAGCCCGAATCCGATGATGTGGTGGAAGTGGACGATGTCCGGCTTGATGTCCCCTACGAAGCGCAAGAGGTCGCGGCGGATCGCGTCGGTATCGCCGTTGGACAGGAAGAAATGATCAAAGTCCTCGGCGTGGTAGAGGACTTCGTCCATCGCCAGGCGCAGGCTCATCAGCGCCGACGCACCGTGGCGCGGCACGGGATTGCCGACGCGGGCAAGGTAGATCGATTCAATTCCCGGCAGGCCGTTCAGCGCCTTGTGCAAGCCATGGGAAGCGATCTCGGCACCGCCCAAGGAATGGGTCGGGTGGCCGTGCGAGATCACCAGCGCGCGGAGTTTGTCGCTCATGCCGAAACCTCGTTGTGGGGCGTGTTTTCTGTCTCGACAGTCTGCATCCAGCGGCCACGGAATAGCGTCTGATCGACACGTTCCACGTATCTGGCCGTGGCTGCCGAAACAGTCCCGGACGCCTCATCCGAACCGAGCATCTGCAGGACGGGCAGCCAATAGGATTCGTAGCCCCTGCGGCTCAGCCGCAAGGCGAGATCCAGCCCGTTGAGAGACGCACCGAGATAGGCGGGCGCAGCACTGGTGTCATCGAGAAGCGCCTTGCGGGGCATGATGCAGCATTCGAGCGATGCGGATGCAACCCGCGTCAGCTTCAGGCGGTTGACAGCGCCGACCGGATAACCGGCATAACGGCTCGTCTGCAGAGGATCCGCACGATCGAGCGACGAACTGCCGGCCCAGCGGATCGAATGATCCTCATAGGCAAGGGTCGGCGAAATGATGCTGCCGCTCCTGGTCTCATGGTTTGCAACAAGCGTCTGGTACCAGCCGGGATTGGCGGGTGTCAGGGACGCAGAGAGCAATATGACGGTTTCATTGTCGATTGCCTGCGCCGCAGTCCGTGCCAGGTCGGTTGCATCGCTCGAACCCTCGACCGAGACCAGACGCAGCGGCAGGCGATAGAATTCTGCAAGCCGCCGGATGCCGGCGGCGCGCCGTCGAAACTGTTCCGACTGCAGGACGAGCACGATCGGCGCCTGCCGCGTATCCGGATCGAGTGCCAGAAGCCCCAACAGGGCGGCGAAATCCTCCTCGACCTCGCCCACGGCGACAAGGATCGCCGGTCCCACAGCCTCGCCGAAGCGGCCAATGTCGATGACGGTCTCAATGGTCGGAACGTCAGCGCGCGCTGCAGTGATGAACGGAACGATCTGGCGATCGACGATATCGGGCAGGGCCCAACTGGTCGGATCGATCGCGTTCAGCAGCCGCAGCGCCGAATGCCTGGCCGAAAGCCGTGTGGGGTGAAGCGGCATATAGGCGCGGCGAGAATCGCGAAGGGTGACTTCAAGATACAAGGGTGCTGCCGGATCGTCGACGAGGCCGTCCGCGAAGGCGATGAAACCGTGCGAACGGCGATATCCGGATATCGCCCCCTTGAATTCCGGCCGGTCGACGAAGGCCTCTTCGACGTCCAGCCGCTCGGTTCGGGTCCAGGCGCCGTCAAGTCGCGCCTCTCCCCGTCCTCTGCGCAGCCGAACGCTCTGCACATGATCGTCAGGATCGAGCATCCAGCCCGAGATCAGGAAGGTGCCTTCATCGGCCTGATAGAGCGCGTCAACCCCGAGCCTGACAGGGACAGGGAGACTTGAGATCGTTTCTGTGCCGTCAAAGCCGTTGGCCGCCTCGCGCAGGCGCAACAGCACCTGTGGCGAGCTCTGGCTTTGGAGCAGTACCGCGCGAATATGACCGGGCGTTTCAAGGGGAGGTGCTAAGAACTTGCGCTCATGGACGGCCGCATAGCGCCAGGCGCCTCGGCCACGATAGAAAATGCCCTGGATGTCGCGCGCCCGCGGCAGATCATCCGCAGATAGCAGGCCCAGAAAGCCGGTGGCATCTTCCGGTGCGTCGTTGCGCGGAAAAACCGCGACGCTGCACTCAGCGACCGACGCGTTTTCCGCCCGGATGATGATCCGGCCAACGCCGGCGGCAATGTCGTGCGCCCAGCCCTTGAGTGCGATCGCACCATCGTGGCTTTCAGCGAGCAGTTCGATGTAGCCGTCTTTCGCAGTTCCCGCCTTGAGCAGGGCTGTGATTGTCGTGAGCTTGCCCGGATCGAGCGGCGGCTTCACCAATACGTCCACGAGGCGTCCAAGCACGTGGATGACCTGCGGGCCGGCGAGCTCCTTCAGCATCGAGGCGACATCACCTGTCGACACGGTGCGAGGCGCAGCGATGTAGCGTTTGCCGCCGCCTTCCTTTCCAAAGCGCAGCGTTGCCGGCATGCTACGCGTACGATCGACGGGGATGAGCGCGGCGAAACCGTGGGTGGCCGATGACTGTGGCGCGGAAAGCCGCCAGCCGATGATGGCAGCGATCGCCCGGGTCTCGGGGTCTTCATCGAGCTCGACCGGCAGTTGATCGGCCATCGGGCCGCCGGCACCGATTACCAATAGCAGCGCCTCGTCGATCGGGCACACCACGACACGTCCACTGCGCATGATCCGGGCAAGTGGCGCAGGGCTCGGCGAAAGGGAAAGCTCCGGATTGGGCATGAGACGCCCTCAGCTCCGGAGAAGAAGCGTCAGGATCGCACCTGCGGTAAAGCCCGCAAGTACGAAGAGAAGCAGGAACGCCGGTTTCAAGTCTCCGTTCGAGCGTTGCTTCAAGGCATTGAGGCTCTTCTCCATGCCGGCCACAACCCCATCGAGACGCATCAGGTGCACGTCCAGATCGGTCAATCGTTGGGTGATTTCCGTGCGGAGGCTGGCGACGTCGTCGCTGACAGCCGCAAGCCCGGGCGCTTCACCGTCCTCGGCCTCATCGAGCTTTTGCCGGATGGCTGAGCGTTGTGAGACCTGGAGTTGACGCTGTGCCGCCATCAACACGTCGAGCTTGTCGAGGACCTTTGCCAGCGGGGCGGCGATCAGGGCTTCGGCCGCCTGCTCGTCCGGCTTTGGGACGCGAAGCGGCAGCTCGCCGCCTTTTTCCGTCGTGGCCATGACGACCAGTTCACCGGTGCGGGCGCTCGCCATGTCAGGCAACGCGATTTCGAAGGCGTGGTTGCCATCGCCGATCCCGTTTCGCTTGAGGTCGGACCGGTTGCGGTCGGCCAGTGCCTCTGCAATCACCTTGCCATCGAGCAGCACGCGAATGGCGAGCCGTTTTTCCGGCGTCTCAGGATCGAATGCCCAGCCGAAAACGCGGCCCTGGTCGATTGCGTCTACCCGGCCCTTCAGGGGCTTGGCATTGTTTTGTTCCGGTGCGACATCTGGCTTGTCGGCTGCTACAGACATGGTTTTTCCTCTAGGCCGCGGCAGTTCGTGCCGGCTCTATCTTGTCGATGAGCGTGAGATAGCGGCGGGCAGTTGCGTCGATATCGTCGGGTTTGCGGGCGTTTGCCGAAAGGCGACGCCTGAGATCCGGGTTCTCCGCGATACGACGCATGGCGGCGGCCAGCGCACGCGGGTCGTTGGGCGTAACGGTCAGGCCGCTCACGCCGTCCTGGACCATTTCGGCCATGCCGCCGATATTGCTCGCGATCACTGGCTTGCGCTGGGATTGCGCCTCGCCGATGACAAGCGGCGCGTTTTCCCACCAGATCGACGGCACGACGGTGCAATCGACCGCGGCGATGAGACCGGCAATGTCGTCGCGCCGGTAGGCGCCGCGCTGCTGGACGATGGGGGCCGTCTTTTTGAAGAGGCGCGCGATCTCGTCCTTGAAACCTTCGCTCTGGAACGGTGCGCCGCCGTGGACCCTGAGTTCGAAGCGCAGGCCCTCGTCGATAAGCTGTCGTGCGGCCTCAAGCAGCACGGTGATGCCCTTCCAGGGATTGAGGTTGCCGAAATAACCAAAGATCGGCCGGTCGTTTTCCTGTCGATCCTTCCGGGTCGGAAGGTCCCGCCGCGGCAGGCCGTTGGCGATCACATCGATCTGCTCTTCATCGAGGCCCCAGTCGATGTATCGCTGCCGCAGGAACTGGCTGGGCGATACGAAACGATCGACGGTGCGTAAGAGCGCTTTCAGATGCTGTTCGCGAAGCACGAAGCGGTCGAGCGGAATATCCTTGAAACAGGCGTGACAGCGGTCGGGCGTCGACTTGTGGCAAAGCTCCTTGCCGCTGGTTCGCACCATCAGCCCGTCATGGTGGCAAAGCGGGTAGTAGTCGTGCAGCGTCATCACGATGCGACACTCGGGCAAGGTCCGGCGCACGATGTGCGGAAACTCGGCGCCGAGCAGCAGCAGGTGGTGAATGTGGACCACATCCGGCTGGAAATCTCGCAAGAGCTCGGTCAGATCAGGCACGACGCCATAGACGTCGATCTGGCTCATGAAGAAGCGGTCGAAATGACCGGACCACAGCAGCACCTCGTCGCCCTCAGGACCAATCGCCTGGAAGCTCGTGCCTGGGCGCACCTGCCGGTGAATCTGATTGGTGGCGCCGAGAAAGAGCACCTCGTGGCCGGCGCGTTGATAGGCGCGGAAGAGGTCGTGCGCGAAAATCTCCGTACCGCCCGGATGGAGTGCCGGATGATTGTGCGCGGCAACCAGAATGCGCTTCTTCATCCGTTTGCACCCCGGCGTTCGGCAACGAAGACGTCCTGGTAATGGCCGGCATCCTGGCCGCGCCAATGGCCGAGTGATTTCAGGATGGTCGAGAAGCCCGCGCGTTCGAGCGCCCGATCGAGAAAGCCGTCATCGAAACCGACGGCCGCGAGCGGCGGCAGGCCCGGCACGAACCAGCAGGGACCATCGCCGCTGCGGTTGAAGCCGAGGCGTGGATCCCGCCTGCCGTTTTCATTTTTTGCGGCCACCTGATCGACCACGAACGCCGTCACGAAGAGCCGGCCACCCGGCTTCAGCATCCGGTTGATCTCGCTGAAATAGACAAGCACTTCATCGGGCGGCAGATGGGTGACGATCGACGTCATGATTGCGAAATCGAACGTGCGGTCCGGATAGGGGAGCCTCAGCGCCTTGCCGTTGATCTTGCCCAAGGGATTGTAGAGCTCATGGGCAATGTCCACGTGCTCAAAGGTGAAGTTCGGGTAGACCGGGGTGACGGACTTGCGGCACCAGGCAACACCGCCTTCGACCGGATCGACGCCGACATAGCGGGCGCGATCGGCTTCGAGATACTGCGTGAGCGGAACCGCCATCCGGCCGATACCGCTCCCGATATCGAGCACGCTGTTTTCGGGCCGCAATCCGCCCATGCGGATGAAATGGCCGAGAAACTCGGCGCCAACCGCCCGGTAATTGCCGTCTCCGACAAACACGCTGTTGCTGTCGGGCTGTGGCAGGAAGCGATTATTCAGGACCGTTTGAAGCATCCCGTCGATGCGGTTCTCATTCGGCTGCCAGGCCGTTTGCAGGCTGTCTGCGTGGCGAAGTGCGGGTTGGTTCATGCGGCGCTCCTGGCGGCAGACTTGAGACCGCTCGACGCTGCCGCCTCTTCGGCGCCGAGGTAGGCTGGCATCAGCGTGCTGATGTCTTCGTTCCAGCGCTCGGTGTGCAGCCATGCATTGTATTGGCTTGCGACGCCGCGCGTGTAATCCTGGCTGCGGCTGATCGACCGCCGTTCGAGATGGTAGAGGCAGGCAGCCGGTTCATAGACGATGTCGAAGCCGGCCTGCCGGATTTTCAGGCAGAGATCGCTGTCTTCGTAGTCCCCGATCACAAAGTCCTCGGCATAGCCGCCTACGAGTTCCCAGACCTCCCGACGCATCACCTGGCAAGCGCCGGTAATGCCCGGCACAGTTCGCGCCTGTTGCGCGGGCGCATAGGCGCCGGGCATGCCCTTGTAGAAATGGTGGTTCAGCCAGATGTCCTGCTTGTTGCGGGCGAAATAGAGACCCGCATGCTGCAGCGAACCGTCCTCGAAGAGGAGTTTCGGACCGATGGCGCCGAGCGACTTCTCTTTGAGCACAGGGAGTGCAAGCGTCTCCAGCCAGCCCGGCCCGCAGGGAACGACATCCGAGTTCAGCATGACGACGACCGCACCGCGGGCATAGCGCGCGCCGGCGTTGCATGCACGGGCATATCCACCGTTGCGGTTCATCACCACGAGCTTCATCGAAAGTCCGTGCAGCAGATGAAGGCCGCCTAGCAGGTGCTCCGTCTCGTCGTGGATCTCAGGGGAATCCAGCACATAGATGATCTCGGCATTGGCGGCGACAAAAGGGTCGGTCGCAAGGCCAGAGAGCTGGAAGCGCAGAAAATCGAGAACGCGATAGAGTGGCACGACGATCGAGACCAGAGGCGCCTCCAGCATCGGCCCGAAGTCCTTCGTCTGATCGACCCTGATCGTCTTTCCCAGTCTTT contains:
- a CDS encoding glycosyltransferase family 4 protein, giving the protein MKKRILVAAHNHPALHPGGTEIFAHDLFRAYQRAGHEVLFLGATNQIHRQVRPGTSFQAIGPEGDEVLLWSGHFDRFFMSQIDVYGVVPDLTELLRDFQPDVVHIHHLLLLGAEFPHIVRRTLPECRIVMTLHDYYPLCHHDGLMVRTSGKELCHKSTPDRCHACFKDIPLDRFVLREQHLKALLRTVDRFVSPSQFLRQRYIDWGLDEEQIDVIANGLPRRDLPTRKDRQENDRPIFGYFGNLNPWKGITVLLEAARQLIDEGLRFELRVHGGAPFQSEGFKDEIARLFKKTAPIVQQRGAYRRDDIAGLIAAVDCTVVPSIWWENAPLVIGEAQSQRKPVIASNIGGMAEMVQDGVSGLTVTPNDPRALAAAMRRIAENPDLRRRLSANARKPDDIDATARRYLTLIDKIEPARTAAA
- a CDS encoding class I SAM-dependent methyltransferase — encoded protein: MNQPALRHADSLQTAWQPNENRIDGMLQTVLNNRFLPQPDSNSVFVGDGNYRAVGAEFLGHFIRMGGLRPENSVLDIGSGIGRMAVPLTQYLEADRARYVGVDPVEGGVAWCRKSVTPVYPNFTFEHVDIAHELYNPLGKINGKALRLPYPDRTFDFAIMTSIVTHLPPDEVLVYFSEINRMLKPGGRLFVTAFVVDQVAAKNENGRRDPRLGFNRSGDGPCWFVPGLPPLAAVGFDDGFLDRALERAGFSTILKSLGHWRGQDAGHYQDVFVAERRGANG